The DNA sequence TCATTTCGTGCCGGCACTGTATCCCAAAACAGAATGGTTTAACCGCATTCTTAGCTTAAAGTGGGATTTTTTGTTTCCGTTCATCGGCGGTTCGGGTCCGATGGGTTTTTATGTTTCCTGGTTATTTATGGCACTTATTTGGTTAATAACCGCTGTTTTGGCAATCGCGGCTTTTAAAAATTTAAACTGGCGAAAACAGTTTTGGATAGTAATTATAATTCTTGGGCTTTTATATAACGGTATTTTTGTTGAAGAGTACTTATTTGGCAAAATCAACGGTAGCCCGGCCGTGGTATTGAAAAACGCTGTTGAGTTTATAAAAAACAATCCGGACATAAAAAGGGTGATTACTTATAACAATATCGGTTACCGCGAACTGTTAAAAATAGGCAAGTACGAAAGACGGCTTTACGCCGCACCTAAATTTGAATCAAGCTATACGGATATTCTTAAAAATTTTAAAAATCACTACTTAATAATTGAAATTCCCCGCTTGCATTCTGATAGCCCATATGTAAAGTATTTTTCTTCTTGTAAAACAGTTTATGAAGAATTTTCCGGCAAAATACCAGCTCGGATTTACGATTGCAGAAATGCCGTAAACATGTAAGCCTAGCAGTCATAAATATGGAAATAATCATAAAATCAAAAAAGAAATTTTCTTGGCGCGAAGTCGCTGAGATTTGGGATTACCGTGAGCTTCTCTATTTTTTTACATGGCGCGACATAAAGATTCGTTATAAACAAACGGCGATTGGTATTTTGTGGGCGCTTTTCCAGCCCTTTATTACGATGGTTATTTTTAGTATTTTTTTCGGCAACTTTGCCAAAATGCCCTCGGATGGAATTCCCTATCCCATATTTGTCTTTGTCGGTCTTCTTTTGTGGCAGTTTTTTTCTGCGTCTTTGTCTGGTGCCAGCAACAGTCTGGTCGGCAATCAGGGGATTATTACCAAGGTTTATTTTCCGCGCTTGCTCATGCCCATATCGTCTACGGTTACCCAATTCGTGGACTTTTTTATTGCTTCAGGGATGCTTGTAATTCTGATGATATATTACGGATATCTGCCAAACCTCGCAGGTCTTTTAATTTTGCCACTCCTACTATTAATCACTTTTTTGATTTCTGTCGGCGGAGGGATGATACTTGCGGCAATCAACGTTAAATATAGAGATGTGCGGTATGCACTCCCGTTCTTTATTCAAACACTGCTTTTCGTAACACCCGTTATTTACCCACCCAGCATTTTGCATAAGTATTCTTGGATACTTGCTGCTAATCCCATGACAGGAGTGATTAAAGCGGCCCGATCTGCAATTTTGGGCGGCTCACCAGTTAATTGGGCACTGCTTGCCATATCGGGAGCCGTTGGCGTGGCTATTTTTATGGTTGGGATTGTTATTTTCAGAAATACTGAAAAATATTTTGCCGATATCGTCTAATCCCGAACGAAGTAGCCCTGGCGGGCTAAACGAACGGGAATATCAAATACAAAATAACAGTAGTTCTGCGCCTGTAACTTATATTTATAGCTGCGCAGCAGCTACTTCGTACGGGATGAATTCACCAATTATTGAAATAAAAAACGTTTCCAAGAAGTATAATATCGCGCACCGTCAGCGCAGGTATCTTGCGTTGCGAGACATAATTGCATCTTTTTTTCGAAATCCTTTTCGTATTTTTGGGGGCGAAGAAAACTTTAAGAAAGGAGAATTCTGGGCATTAAAAGACATAAGTATCTCAATTAAAAAAGGTGAAATAGTGGGAATAATTGGAGCCAACGGCGCTGGCAAATCAACCCTTCTTAAGATTTTAAGCCGGATTACGCCGCCAACTAAAGGGGAAATAAGAATTGGAGGTAAGCTGGCTTCTCTGCTTGAGGTGGGAACTGGTTTTCATCCGGAGTTAACGGGCAGGGAAAACGTTTTTTTTGGCGGTGCAATTTTGGGCATGAAAAAAAAGGAAATCGAAGAAAAATTTGATAAAATTGTTTCTTTTGCCGGCGTGGAAAAATTCATTGATATACCGGTTAAACGTTATTCATCCGGCATGAGTGTCCGACTGGCTTTTTCGGTGGCAGCCCATATGGATCCGGACGTTTTGGTTGTTGACGAAGTTTTAGCTGTCGGCGATGCCGAATTTCAAAAAAAATCTTTAAGCAAGATGGAGGAAGTAACACAGCAGGAAGATAGGACTATTTTGTTTGTAAGTCACAACATGGAATCTATCTCTCGGCTTTGCAAAAGAGTCATTGTGCTTAAGGAGGGTGAAGTTGTGATTGACGCCGATGCTCATACAGCGATAGACCGTTATTTGCGGTCTGATCATAGGACAATTGGCAGACGAATCTGGGATAACCCCCTAACTGCGCCAGGCGACGAGTCTGTCAGGTTGCTTTCAATTGGCTTGGAGGGGGTTGGGGGAGACCAGAAGGACAGTTTTGAGTTGCAGGATGACATAGTAATAAAAATCAAGATTTCAGTGATTGACGAAATGACACCTATTACCCCATTTTTGTATTTATACAACGAGTCCGGAGAAGTATTGTTTTCAACTGCAGACGCGCTAAGTCAAAAGTACTCAAAGGGCGAGTATGAAAAAACAATTATTATTCCAAAAAATCTTTTGGTTGCCGGCATCTATCGTGTTGGATTTTTTATTTGGACCAAGGTTGTTAAGAAAATAAAGCACATTCATGAGGACAACCTACTGACATTTAAAATTTTTGAAGGCCCTATTCCCTCGGTTACACCTTTTTATACCTCTACTTACAACGGACTAATTAGGCCCAAGTTGGATTGGACAACAAAGGCCATTCATGATTAAAATCAGACTTTTACCACAAACTATTTTTAAAAGTCGTCAATCTTTACTCAATTAGGAGTTTGTTTTACGTTCTAATAATGATTTAGTTAGTTTTTTAAAAACGGAGTTCGGGTGATGGAACTTCTCATGGGAAATAGGATAATTAATGACCGCTCTCCCTGTTTTGTAATCGCGGAAATTGGCCATAACCACCAGGGTAGTTTGGAGATTTGCAAGCGAATGTTTGAGGCGGCAAAAAGTTGCGATGTGGACGCCGTAAAGTTGCAAAAAAGAAGCAACCGCGAGCTTTACACCGAACAATTTTACAATTCGCCGTATAATTCAGAAAATGCCTTTGGTCCGACCTATGGGTTGCACCGCGAAGCCCTGGAATTGAGCAATGCGGATTATTATGAGCTCAAGCAGTATGCCAAACAACTTGATTTGATTTTCTTCGCGACCGCTTTTGATTTTACAAGCGCAGATTTTTTACACGAGTTGGGTATGCCATGTTTTAAAATTGCTTCCGGCGATTTAACCAATACCCCACTGCTTAAGTATGTTGCTAGTTTTGGCAAACCGATGATAATCAGTACCGGTGCTGCGTTGATGGCAGATGTGGAAAGAGCCTTTGAAGCCGTTATCCCCATCAATAATCAAATAGCCCTGCTCCAGTGTACGGCGATTTATCCCACCGAGCCTGAAAAACTTGATTTGAACGTAATTGGGACATATTTAAGAAAATTTCCGAAAGCTATTATCGGACTGTCCGACCATTATAACGGCATTGCCCTTCCGGTTGCCGCCTACATTTTAGGGGCCAGAATTTTAGAGAAGCACTTTACGCTTAGCCATGCGACAAAAGGCACTGATCACGCTTTTTCCATTGAACCGACGGGCATGCGCAGATTGGTCCGCGATTTGAAGCGTACTTATGCCGCGCTTGGAGATGGCACTAAGAATTTTTATCCTGAAGAAAAACCGGCCCGTTTAAAAATGGGCAAGAAAATTGTTGCCGCCAAAAAGTTACAGGCGGGCCATATTATCGGTAGGGGTGATCTTAATTTCAAGTCGCCAGGTGATGGTCTTGAACCGTATTATGCCGAAGAATTTTATGGAAAAACATTGAAAGTTTCGCTTAAAAAAGATGAGGCCATAAGTTTTGAACACATTTAAAAAACCCCAAACGGGGTTTTGTTTTGTTTAAATTAAATTCAGATCGTATTTTTCGTAAATAGTTTGCCATTCCGAATAAGTATCAAGTGCTTGAGTGCCTGGTTCGCGCCGGCCGTTGCCGGAATCGCGCAGTCCGCCGAATGGCAGATGCGGTTCACTCCCGCAAGTCGGGCCGTTAATTGAGATCACACCCGCTCTATAATGATTTTTGAAATATTCTTTGCGGTTGATGCTATCAGTGTGAATGGCGCCCGTTAGGCCGAACTTAGAGTTATTGGCAAGTACCGTTGCTTCGGATAAATCTTTTACTCTAAATAAGCATGTTGCTGGTCCGAACAATTCTTTTTGGGAGATCTGCGTATTGGGTTTTGCTTCTTCAATAATCGTGGGTTCAATATAATAACCATTGGGAAATTCTGGATGGTTGAAATGTCGGCCACCGGTTAATATTTTAGCTTTTTCTTCCCAGGCAAGCTGTATATTTTGTAAAATTTGATCGTGCTGTTTTTGACTGATCACTGGTCCCAAATTATCTTTATCTGTGAACCCTATTTTTAGAGCCAAAGTTTTATCACACATTTTTTGTTTGAATTTTTCGTAAATTGAATCAAAGACAATAATCCTGCTTGCCGAAGCGCAGCGTTGGCCGGCATTGCTGAATGCCGAAAAAACAGCGCATTCAACCGCCCAATCAATATCAGCGTCATCGCAAACAACGAGAGGATTTTTACCGCCAAGTTCCAGACAAACTCTGGCAAGTCTTCTGCCGGCCATTTCGGCAATTTCCCGGCCCGCCGTTACTGAACCCGTAAAACTGACAAGGTTAACATCATTATTACTAACCAAGAATCTACCCGTTCGAATACCGCCTTGAATTACTGAAAAAACCCCCATTGGCAGTCCTGCTTCTTTTAATACCTTGGCGAACCATATGGCAGTATAGGGCGTATATTCCGATGGCTTCATAATCACCGTATTTCCACACAGCAATGCCGGAAACGCTTTCCAGGCCACATTAGCAATAGGTGTGTTAAAGGAGGTGATTAAAGCGCAAATTCCAATAGGTTGGCGTATGGTGTAGGCAAATCTGTCGGGTATCGCGCTTGTTGTTGTTTGGCCGTAAAATCGTCTGCCTTCACCGGCGATAAAGTAACCAAGCTCAATGGCGGCTTGTACTTCGCCGCTGGCATCTTTGGGTGACTTACCTGTTTCCAGCGCAACAATTTCAATTATTTCTTGTTTGCGAGACTCCATAAGCTGGGTTGCTGTTCTTAAAATTTCGCTCCTTTTAATGACGGATATGCGTGACCAATCTTCAAAAGCCGCTATTGCGGTCATAAAAATTATTTGATGTTCTTTGCCCTCAGCTACCAAACCCAGTTGAGATCCATTCGCTGGATTATATTTGGGTAAATATGTTTCTTCATCAGACAGGGCGACCTCATTATCGGCTATCCAATGGTGAATTTTTTCAGGATATTTCATTGATTTTACTCATTTTTTAAATGAACTTTTGCTAAACCGTACATTAATTTTTAAAAAAAGTAAAGGCAAACAAAAGCCCCCGGTAGGGAGCTTATTTTAATATTTTTTTAATTTTTTCCGCAATTGATAGTCCATCCAGTTGATGATATTGCAATACTTCATCATTCTGTCCGCAAGCTGGAATTTCTTTTAAGCCTAGATTTATAATCTTCGGTACCCCAATAAATGATCGTGCCACTTCAGCCGTAATTAGCGTGCCCAAACCGGAATTTATATAATGGTCGTCTATTGTAATCAAAGTTTCAAATTTAGATAATACTTTAACCAGCCATTCGGTGTCTACAAAGTTAAGCCACGGGAAATTATATACAGCGACACCCATGTACCCAATATCAAGTAGCCCGGCGGCACCCACTGCTTTTTCCAGCATAACCGGTCCGTAAGTAATCAACGCAACTTGCCCTCCATCGCGTAATCTCACGCCACAGCCCCTTTTCATTCTATAATTGCGTGGCAAGTTATAAGTTAATTTTCTTGGAATACTGACCAAACGCATGTAGGTACTCTCCCTGTTTTCTTCGACTGCCCAACGCAAAGCCAGGCGTGTTTCTTGTTCGTTGCATGGTTCTATCAAGGTCAGGCCAGGAATTGCGCTCAAACATGAAATATCGCGGACGGACTGGTGAGAGTGTCCGGGTGTTGCCGGTAACAATCCGGCCAGAGAGCCGACATAAATAATTTTCTTTTTCTCGGTAGCGTTGTTGTAAATCTGCTCGTTTGGTCTCGTTGACAAGAAACATGCAAAAGAATGGACAATCGGTAATTTATCGCGCAAAGCCAAACCGCCGGCAACAGAAACCATATCCTGTTCAGCGATGCCGCACTCAACAAACCTGTCAGGAAACTTGCTCTTAAATTTCAATAAACCGCAATCCTTTACCAAATCTGCGTCCAAAACGACGATGTCATTTCTTTCAGAGCCGAGTTTAGACAGTTCATCGCCATAAGCCGTTATCAAATTTTCCGGACTTGATAATGTGGCAACAATAGGCGATTTTTCAATAGCTTGTAATGCTAGTGGTGGCCTACCTATTTTTTGAAGTTTTTCATTTGCGTTTGCTAACAACTCATTTAATGCCGCTACATAATCTTCATCTGAGGGTGCGCCACTGTGATAATGGTACAAGCCGTCATCGCCAAGCCGTTCCATAAAAGAAACGCCTTTGCCTTTAACGGTTTGAGCTAAAATAATTTTTGGTCGCCCCATATTTCCTAAGCGATAAAAAGTATTTTGTAAACTTTCAAAATTATGGCCGTAGCAAGAAGTAACTTTCCAGCCGAACGATTCAAATTTATCTTTTATTTCACCTAGATTGCTTACTTCAGATACTTTTTTATCAGATTGAATTTGGTTCATGTCAGCAATAACTGTTATTTCACCAAAATATCCATTTGCCGTTGGTTGCAGAGATTCCCAAATCTGGCCTTCCTGCAGTTCACCATCGCCGGTTAAGACAAAAAATCTGCCCTGTTTTCCGTTTAATCTGTTAGCGATTGCCATTCCTCTGGCTTTAGATATGCCCATACCTAGAGAGCCGGTATTGGCCGCAATAAATGGTGTATTGATATCCGGGTGGCCGGGTAGTCCATTCAATCGGCGTAATTTGTGGATGTTGTCAAAATCTATTATTTCAAAAGCGGTTAAAATTGAATAAAGTGCTGGAGCATCATGGCCTTTTGAGGAAAAGAATGTGTCGGAATATGGCAACTCCGGTTGGTTGGCATTTATCATTTCCACAAGCCACAACCAGAGCATAATATCAATTGAACTGAAGCTTGTGCCTATGTGGCCTGAACCAGCGCGTTTTATCATATAAAGAATGTTTATTCGTAGCGCTTGGGATAATATTTCGCATAGAGTGATCCGATCGGTTGCAAGAAGCCTGATTCTACGCATTTCTTCGGGTGATACAAAATAGAGCTTATCATTTTCAATCATCGTCTCCCCTTTCTTAAAGAGCAGTTGAACCGCCATCAACTGAGAGAACGGCCCCTGTCATATATTTTGAAGCGTCTGATGCCAGGAAAAGTATTGCTCCGTCATAGTCATCAATCTTTGCCATTCGACCAAGCATTGTCCTTTGGTTGTATGCTTGGACGAATTCAGGATCTTGTTGGTTGTAAACTCCCCCTGGCGCAAGAGCATTTACCCTGATTCCCAGTGGAGCCGAGTATCCGGCTAACCACTTGGTGAACCCAATCATACCAGCTTTGGCCGCACAATAGGCGACTGGCTTATAAAAGTTTTCACCTTTTTTACGGCGATACTCGTATATTTTTTGGTTGGGAGCAACCAATCCAAGATCCGAAGAAATATTAATTATACTGCCATTGTTTAGCCCGGCTTTCCTGAAATTTCGTAGAAATTCCCGAGAAACAAGAAAAGCACCCTTGAGATGCGAATCAATAACAGCATCCCATGCTTCCTCGGAGTAATCTTCAAATGGTCCGTTTACATTGGATGACGCATCGGGAGTAGAATCAAGTCCCGCAGTATTTATCAGAATTGTTGGCGTACCCAGCAAAAGTTTTGTAATAGTAAAACCCTCCTCTACTCGTAATTCTTTGGTTATATCTATGCAAATATTTCTTGCCAATCCCATTTTTCGAAGATTATCAAACCAGCTTTCATTCGGTGTTTTCAGATCAAAGATCATTACTTTTGCACCAGCATGTGCCAATGTTTTTACAAATTGACTTCCTAACATACCTGAACCGCCGGTAACTATCGCGATCCTGTCGGTAAGATCAAATTTCGGACCAATATTACTTCTTTCTTCCATTTCTACCTCTCACTTTTAGTTGTTAAAGATGAACTAGGTTTACATGATATCGGACGTTAGGTCAACCCCTGATATTGAAAAATATTCTTATTTGTGATTAATTTACAAAGACAATGTCTTCAAAAACTCCAACTTGCTGGGCGTTGATTCCTGCCCGGGCGGGCTCTAAAAGGATACCGAATAAAAATGTTAAGTTGCTTGGCGGGCACCCTCTTTTGGCTTATACAATTCGGGCGGCGATTGATTCGGGAATATTCGCAAGAATCATTGTTTCCACCGATAGCCGCAAGATTGCCGATATTGCTAAAAAATATGGAGTGGAGGTTCCTTTTTTGCGTCCTGTTAAGTTTGCCGGAGACCATTCGCCAGACATGGAATGGGTCAAACATCTACTTGGTAAACTTTTTAAGGAAGGCGATACGGTCGATTGTTTTTCAATATTGCGTCCTACAAGCCCTTTTCGACAGCCGGAAACTATCAGACGGGCTTGGCGGCAATTTTTATCGGATAATCGAACTGATTCGTTGAGGGCTGTAGAAAAGTGCAAACAACATCCGGCAAAGATGTGGCGTGTTGACTTTGCAGCGAACCGGATGAAACCGGTGCTAGTTAATCCTGCCAAACACAAAGTGCCCTGGCACAGCATGCAATACCAGTCATTGCCGGAAATTTATGTTCAAAATGCCAGTCTTGAAATGACTTGGTGTAAAACTATTTTTGAAAAAAGCACCATAGCTGGTGATGCGATTATGCCGTTTTTTACCAAAGGCCATGAAGGTTTTGACATAAATACGCCGGAGGATTGGGTGGTAGCCGAACATATGATAAAAGAAAACCCAAACATATTAGCTAAAATAAACGTCTAAATAATATGGTTGATTTAGCAGTTAATTCTAAAATTTTGGTTGCCATTTCTACTCCGGAATATTATCGGAATTATATTTCTTCTCCCGCACTCGATAAGATAAAAGAGAGATGCGTTTTTATTGTACACGAAAAATTAATGGCCAAAAATTTTCCCGGCATAAAAAGAGAACAACTGATCCCATATCTTTATCCTGAACGACACAAATCCTGGTATCGCCATTTTTTCTACGTGGATGCATGGAGATACAGGCACAAAAGCAGTTCTTTTGCTTTTCGGTTTGAAATGTTGTCGGATAGGCGCCGTCAATTTTATTATAAGTTGGCTTCTTTGCCCGTGATTTATAACCTAGTTAAATTTTTTATTTTTAAAATTACTCGGGACAGAAATCTGGAAGCTATTATTGCCGGGATTAACCCTCAAATTATTCTTCTGCCGTCAGCCGGCTATGAAGGCCTGACATTTGAAATTATTGGAATAGCAAAAAAGAAAAAAATACCGACTTGTCTATTGGTAGACAATTGGGACAATTTAACAAGCAAAACCGTTCTTACCAGGAGACCGGATTATCTTGTGGTTTGGGGAAAGCAAGCTGTTGAAGCAGCCGTTCGCATTCACAACATTGAAAGAAATCGTGTTTTTCCGCTGGGAACCCCGCGTTTTATAGAATACTTGAACAGCGGGGGTCACGATTTATCCTCTCCGTATAATTTTAAGTATATTCTTTTTGCTGGAATTGCCGCGCCTTTTGATGAACTTTCTACGCTCCATAAACTGGAAAAAATAATAGACCGAAAGGGTATTGATATCAAAATTGTCTATCGTCCTCATCCTTGGAGAAAACACCGCAAATGTGCCGATACTTTTTTCGGATATGACTTTAAGCACATAATAATAGACGAACAGGCTAAACTTTATTATAAACGCGACGAAATGGACGAGTTCAATGATGTTTTTATGCCCGATTTGAAATATTATCCGAAACTCTTAGCCAACATGGAGTTTATGATTTGCCCTCTTTCTACAATGATGATTGAAGGCTTACTGTTTGGAAAAAAAGTTTTTGTGCCGGTTTATGATGACGGCGTACACTTTACCAACCCCAAAAATCTGCTTGCTCGCCATGAGCATTTCAAAGGGATTAACAAATTTAAAAACATTTATCTTGTTGACAAGCACGAGGACTTAGAAAAACTTTTCACGGAACCAGTTACGCAAATGTCAGAGGCCAACCATGTTAAAGATGCTGACATTTTTGATTTTATATCGGCCGACACCCCCAATTATCCACTAGAACTGGAAAAATTAGTCAACCGACTAACAAACAGCCATGTCTAAAAATAAAAAACCAAAATTCGGTCTTTTCATTACAGCCCGCGTTGATTCGTCGCGTTTGCCCAATAAAATGTTGTTGCCGATTAGGGGCAAGCCGGTAATTGAACACGACATAGTGCGGGCAAAACAGGCGCGCAATCCAGACATTATCATTCTTTGTACCACCAAAAGAAGTAAGGACGATATTCTAGTGGAACTTGCAAAAAAACATGGCATTGAATATTATCGCGGTTCGCTTTCAGATAAATTGGGCCGTTGGCTTAGCGCTGCAAAATCATTTGGCCTTGATTATTTTGTAGAGTATGACGGTGACGATCTTTTTTGCGATCCTGAACTGATTGATTTTGCTATCAAGCAGGTCGTGAAGAAACACTGTGATTTTTTGAAAGTTCCTGGTACCCTGGTTTGCGGCGGAGTAGGACCCTGTATGTCAGTGCCCGCTCTTAAAAAAGTATGTCAGATCAAGGCTACCGACGACACGGAAACCGTTTGGTGGAATTATTTTACTGATACCGGCTTATTCCAAGTGAGAGATTTAGAAGTAAAAGAGCGTGTATTTCACAACCCCAATATTCGTCTTACCCTTGATTATCAGGAGGACTTTGATTTTTTCAAGAAAGTTTTTGAAGAGTTGGATATTAAAGTCAACAAAGTTCCTCTCCGGCAAATTTTGCAGTTTTTAAATAAAAGACCGGAATTGGCTAAAATAAATTTTTTCCGCCAGCAAGATTTT is a window from the Candidatus Yanofskybacteria bacterium genome containing:
- a CDS encoding ABC transporter permease translates to MEIIIKSKKKFSWREVAEIWDYRELLYFFTWRDIKIRYKQTAIGILWALFQPFITMVIFSIFFGNFAKMPSDGIPYPIFVFVGLLLWQFFSASLSGASNSLVGNQGIITKVYFPRLLMPISSTVTQFVDFFIASGMLVILMIYYGYLPNLAGLLILPLLLLITFLISVGGGMILAAINVKYRDVRYALPFFIQTLLFVTPVIYPPSILHKYSWILAANPMTGVIKAARSAILGGSPVNWALLAISGAVGVAIFMVGIVIFRNTEKYFADIV
- a CDS encoding ABC transporter ATP-binding protein, which codes for MIEIKNVSKKYNIAHRQRRYLALRDIIASFFRNPFRIFGGEENFKKGEFWALKDISISIKKGEIVGIIGANGAGKSTLLKILSRITPPTKGEIRIGGKLASLLEVGTGFHPELTGRENVFFGGAILGMKKKEIEEKFDKIVSFAGVEKFIDIPVKRYSSGMSVRLAFSVAAHMDPDVLVVDEVLAVGDAEFQKKSLSKMEEVTQQEDRTILFVSHNMESISRLCKRVIVLKEGEVVIDADAHTAIDRYLRSDHRTIGRRIWDNPLTAPGDESVRLLSIGLEGVGGDQKDSFELQDDIVIKIKISVIDEMTPITPFLYLYNESGEVLFSTADALSQKYSKGEYEKTIIIPKNLLVAGIYRVGFFIWTKVVKKIKHIHEDNLLTFKIFEGPIPSVTPFYTSTYNGLIRPKLDWTTKAIHD
- a CDS encoding N-acetylneuraminate synthase family protein; protein product: MELLMGNRIINDRSPCFVIAEIGHNHQGSLEICKRMFEAAKSCDVDAVKLQKRSNRELYTEQFYNSPYNSENAFGPTYGLHREALELSNADYYELKQYAKQLDLIFFATAFDFTSADFLHELGMPCFKIASGDLTNTPLLKYVASFGKPMIISTGAALMADVERAFEAVIPINNQIALLQCTAIYPTEPEKLDLNVIGTYLRKFPKAIIGLSDHYNGIALPVAAYILGARILEKHFTLSHATKGTDHAFSIEPTGMRRLVRDLKRTYAALGDGTKNFYPEEKPARLKMGKKIVAAKKLQAGHIIGRGDLNFKSPGDGLEPYYAEEFYGKTLKVSLKKDEAISFEHI
- a CDS encoding aldehyde dehydrogenase; the encoded protein is MKYPEKIHHWIADNEVALSDEETYLPKYNPANGSQLGLVAEGKEHQIIFMTAIAAFEDWSRISVIKRSEILRTATQLMESRKQEIIEIVALETGKSPKDASGEVQAAIELGYFIAGEGRRFYGQTTTSAIPDRFAYTIRQPIGICALITSFNTPIANVAWKAFPALLCGNTVIMKPSEYTPYTAIWFAKVLKEAGLPMGVFSVIQGGIRTGRFLVSNNDVNLVSFTGSVTAGREIAEMAGRRLARVCLELGGKNPLVVCDDADIDWAVECAVFSAFSNAGQRCASASRIIVFDSIYEKFKQKMCDKTLALKIGFTDKDNLGPVISQKQHDQILQNIQLAWEEKAKILTGGRHFNHPEFPNGYYIEPTIIEEAKPNTQISQKELFGPATCLFRVKDLSEATVLANNSKFGLTGAIHTDSINRKEYFKNHYRAGVISINGPTCGSEPHLPFGGLRDSGNGRREPGTQALDTYSEWQTIYEKYDLNLI
- a CDS encoding transketolase, which encodes MIENDKLYFVSPEEMRRIRLLATDRITLCEILSQALRINILYMIKRAGSGHIGTSFSSIDIMLWLWLVEMINANQPELPYSDTFFSSKGHDAPALYSILTAFEIIDFDNIHKLRRLNGLPGHPDINTPFIAANTGSLGMGISKARGMAIANRLNGKQGRFFVLTGDGELQEGQIWESLQPTANGYFGEITVIADMNQIQSDKKVSEVSNLGEIKDKFESFGWKVTSCYGHNFESLQNTFYRLGNMGRPKIILAQTVKGKGVSFMERLGDDGLYHYHSGAPSDEDYVAALNELLANANEKLQKIGRPPLALQAIEKSPIVATLSSPENLITAYGDELSKLGSERNDIVVLDADLVKDCGLLKFKSKFPDRFVECGIAEQDMVSVAGGLALRDKLPIVHSFACFLSTRPNEQIYNNATEKKKIIYVGSLAGLLPATPGHSHQSVRDISCLSAIPGLTLIEPCNEQETRLALRWAVEENRESTYMRLVSIPRKLTYNLPRNYRMKRGCGVRLRDGGQVALITYGPVMLEKAVGAAGLLDIGYMGVAVYNFPWLNFVDTEWLVKVLSKFETLITIDDHYINSGLGTLITAEVARSFIGVPKIINLGLKEIPACGQNDEVLQYHQLDGLSIAEKIKKILK
- a CDS encoding SDR family oxidoreductase, with the translated sequence MEERSNIGPKFDLTDRIAIVTGGSGMLGSQFVKTLAHAGAKVMIFDLKTPNESWFDNLRKMGLARNICIDITKELRVEEGFTITKLLLGTPTILINTAGLDSTPDASSNVNGPFEDYSEEAWDAVIDSHLKGAFLVSREFLRNFRKAGLNNGSIINISSDLGLVAPNQKIYEYRRKKGENFYKPVAYCAAKAGMIGFTKWLAGYSAPLGIRVNALAPGGVYNQQDPEFVQAYNQRTMLGRMAKIDDYDGAILFLASDASKYMTGAVLSVDGGSTAL
- a CDS encoding acylneuraminate cytidylyltransferase family protein produces the protein MSSKTPTCWALIPARAGSKRIPNKNVKLLGGHPLLAYTIRAAIDSGIFARIIVSTDSRKIADIAKKYGVEVPFLRPVKFAGDHSPDMEWVKHLLGKLFKEGDTVDCFSILRPTSPFRQPETIRRAWRQFLSDNRTDSLRAVEKCKQHPAKMWRVDFAANRMKPVLVNPAKHKVPWHSMQYQSLPEIYVQNASLEMTWCKTIFEKSTIAGDAIMPFFTKGHEGFDINTPEDWVVAEHMIKENPNILAKINV